From Chloroflexi bacterium ADurb.Bin180:
AACAGCATGCCCTGACTGTGTTCGTGCTCCTCAGGCGGTTTTTCCACACTCTCACACCGGCGATTTGACACAACGGCGATTCCTGCGCTACAATCGCCATTCGTTGCGTACGGATAGTCCTGAAAGGTGGCATCTCTTATGAGCAATCTCATTCAGACCCTGGTGAAACCGCCCAATCCGAACATCCCCGAGCTCCGCCCGGGCGATACGGTCAAAGTGCACAACCGCATCGTCGAAGGCGCGCAGGAGCGTGTCCAGGTGTTCCAGGGCACGGTAATGCGCATTCACGGCAGCGGCGACAAGGCCCGCTTCACTGTGCGCCGCATCGCGGCTCACGGCGTTGGCGTCGAGCGCACCTTCTTCTACAGCTCACCTCGCCTCGAAAAGGTCGAGGTGGTGCGCCAGTCTCACGTGCGCCGCGCCCAGCTCTACTACCTCCGCGGCCGCTCCGGCAAGGCAGCGCGCCTGCGCGGCAAGCGCTTTGTCAAGGCCACAGAAGAAGCGGCTGCCGCTCCGGCAGCGCCGGCGGCTGAAGAAACCGCCGCCACGAAGTAGTTCTCTCGCTCTCTGCGCGCCGGCCGGCAGGTCGGCGCTCGGTATTGCCAGCGATCACCGACCCGGGCTCTAACGAGACCGGGTCTCTTGTCGCTCCGAAAGGAGCACCGCGTGCTAACGCCGGGTCTGGACAGGGAGCGTCGGCTCTGGGCCAGGGGCTGTCTGGCGGTGGCCGGGCTGGACGAGGCCGGGCGAGGTGCCTGGGCCGGTCCGGTGGTCGCCGCAGCGGTCATTTTGCCCCCGCGTCAGAGAAACCTGTTGCGGGGGCTCAAAGGCGTGCGTGACAGCAAGACGCTCAGCCCGGCGCAGCGCGAGCGGCTGGAGCCGGTGATCCGGGCCAATGCGCTGGCGGTGGGCGTGGGTCTGGCCTCGGCGCGCTACATCGATGCCCACGGCATCATCGCCGCCACGCGCCTGGCCATGGAGATGGCCGCTTTCAACCTCGGCGTGCTTCCCGATCACCTGCTCATCGATGCGCTGCGCCTGCCCGGGCTGCCCGTTGCTCAAACGGCGTTGGCTCACGGCGATGGGCTGGTGCTGTCCATCGCCGCGGCTTCGATCGTGGCCAAAGTCTATCGTGACCGGCTGATGGTGGGCCTGGGCGTTTCCTATCCGGCCTATGGCTTTGTCTCACACAAGGGTTATGGCACCGCGGCCCACCGCCAGGCGCTCTTGCAGTGCGGGCCCTGCCGCGAACACCGTCTGTCTTTTGCGCCGCTCCGGGCGCGCTGATACACTGCCAGCGGCCTGGGCCGAATTCACGGGAGTAGGCGATGCACTTTCACCTTGAAGTCCGCAGCAGTTCCAGAACCGAGTTCGTCGATATTACCGAGCTGGTCCAGGGGTGCGTGCGCCAGAGCCGCGTCCGGCAGGGCCTCTGCTCGGTCTATGTGCCGCATACCACCGCCGGCGTGACGGTGAACGAGAACTATGACCCCTCGGTCAAGTCCGACATCCTGACTGAGCTCGACCGCCTGGTCCCGCTGCAGCACAACTATCGCCACGTGGAGGGCAACTCGGCCGCGCACATCAAGGCCAGCCTGATGGGCTGCTCGGCGACTCTGCCCATCGAGGGCGGCCGTCTCGGCCTGGGCACCTGGCAGGGCGTGTTCCTGGCCGAATTCGACGGCCCGCGGCAGCGTGAGGTCATCGTGACCATCCTGAGCGACGGAGAGTCAGCGTGAGCGGAACGGCTCTCGACCGGCTCCTCTCGCGGGTGACCAAACCGGGCCGCTATTCTGGCGGCGAGTGGAACAGCGTGCGCAAACAGTGGGACGCGGCGCGGGTCAAAGTGGCCCTGGCCTACCCCGACACCTACGAAGTGGGTATGTCCAACCTGGGCGTGGGCATCCTCTACGAGCGGCTCAACAACGAGCCGGACGTGCTGGCCGAGCGGGTCTATGCGCCCTGGGGCGATATGGAGCGGGCGCTGGCCGCGGGCAACGTCGAGCTCTATACGCTCGAGTCGCGCCGGCCGCTGCGCCAGTTCGACCTGCTGGGTTTCAGCCTGCAGTACGAGCTCAACTATAGCAACGTGCTCTCGATGCTGCACCTGGCCGGCATCCCGCTGCTGGCGAACGAGCGCGACGAGAGCTGGCCCATTGTCCTGGCGGGCGGCTCCTGCACCTACAACCCCGAGCCGATGGCCGATTTCGTGGACCTCTTTGTGCTCGGCGATGGCGAGGAGGTGCTGCTCGAGCTGGTTCGCCTCTACGCATCGCAGCGGGCAGCACCCGGCTACAGCAAGGTCGAGTTCCTGCGCCGGGCGGCTCTGCTGCGCGGCGTCTACGTTCCCTCTCTCTACCGCGTGACTTACCACGATGATGGTCGCGTTGCCTCGATCGAGCCGACCGACAAACACGCTCCGGCGGTGGTCGAAAAACGCATCGTCAAAGTGCTGCCTCTGCCTCCAGCCAGGCCGGTCGTGCCCTACCTGGAGGTCATTCACGACCGCGTGGCGGTAGAGATCATGCGCGGCTGTTCGCGCGGCTGCCGCTTCTGCCAGGCCGGCATGGTCTACCGTCCCGTGCGCGAGAGGCCAGTGGCTGAGGTGCTGGAGGCGGTCGACCGGCAGCTCGCCGCCACGGGCCATGAGGAAGTGTCGCTGGTCTCCCTGAGCAGCACCGATTACAGCGGCATCCGCCCGCTGCTGGAAAAGCTGCAGGAAAAGTACGCCCGGCAGCGCATCTCCATCTCTCTCCCTTCGCTGCGCACCGACGCCTTTTCGGTAGAGCTGGCCCACCAGTTGCAGCGCACGCGCAAGAGTGGTCTGACCTTTGCCCCCGAGGCGGGCAGCGAGCGCCTGCGCACGGTGATCAACAAGGGTGTCACTGCGGCGGACCTGCTGGCCACGGCCGAAGCGGCCTTTCGCTCTGGCTGGCACCGCATCAAACTGTACTTTATGATTGGCCTGCCCACCGAGACGGACGAGGACGTGCTGGCCATCGCCACGCTGGTCAAGGACGTGCTGGCCGTGGGCCGCCGCCACGCCGCAGGCCGGGCCAGGCTCAGCGTCAGCGTGTCCACCTTTATTCCCAAAGCGCACACTCCCTTTCAGTGGGCGGCGATGTGCCCGGCGGAAGTGGTGGCCCGCCGGCAGGCCATCCTCCAGCGCGAGCTGCGCCTGCGCTCCGTCGAGCTGAGCTGGTCCGATGAGGCCACCTCGCGGCTCGAAGGGGTGCTGTCGCGAGGGGATCGGCGGCTGGGCCGCGTGATCCAGCGGGCCTGGGAGCTCGGGGCGCGCTTTGACGCCTGGGCCGAGTGCTTCCACCCGGAGCTGTGGGCGGCGGCCTTGAACGAGGCGGGCCTCGACCCGGCTTTCTACACCGGGCGAGAGCGAGCCCGCGACGAGGTTCTGCCCTGGAGCCGGCTCTCCAGCGGCGTAAGCGACTCGTTCCTGTGGGACGAAAACGAGCGGTCCATTCAGGGCCAGAGCAGCGAAAACTGCCGCGAGGCCTGCCTGGGCTGCGGCATCAGAGAGTCGTTCGACCTCAGCCGCTGCCCGGTGACGCTGGACGAGGTCGGTCAATGAGCGCGTCCCTCGAAGTGCAGCGCCTGCGCATCGTCTTTGCCAAGCAGGCCGAGCTGCGGTACATCTCGCACCTGGACCTCATGCGCGCCTGGGAGCGGGCGCTGCGCCGTGCGCGCCTGCCCGTAGCGCACACGCAGGGCTTTAACCCGCGGCCGCGTTTGCTCTTTGCCGCCGCGCTGGCGGTGGGCTGGACCGGCAGCGCCGAACTGCTGGACCTGTTCCTGGAGCAGCGCGTGGACCTGCGTCTGGCCGCGCGTGCGCTGCTGGTGCAACTGCCGCCAGGGCTGGAGGTATCGAGCATCACCGAGGTGGACCTCACTCTGCCCAGCCTGCCGGCGCAGGTGAGCGCCGCCGAGTACCGTATCGAGCTCGCACCTGGCCCTTCCGCGGCCGAACTTGGTGAGCGGGTTGCGCGTCTGCTGGCTGCGACATCGCTGCCGCGGCGCAGAGAGCGGCCCGACGGCGTACGCTCCTATGACCTGCGCCCCCTGGTGCAAGAGCTGCGCGGCGGCCTGGAAAATGGCTGCCCGCTCCTGTGGGCGCGGCTGCAGGCCGACGGCACGGCCACCGGCCGCCCCGATGAGCTGGTGGATGAACTCGGACTCGGCCCGTGGCTGCGGTCGATCGAGCGAGTCCAGATCCTGTTCAAATCCGGCGTCTGAGCCGTTACTACACTTGTCTGACCCTCGCATTCCGTGTAGAATCGGCTGATGAGCGGGGCAGGGCCCGGGCTCTACGTTGATCTTGCAGAAGAGGTGAACCCTTGAAACGTCTCTGGGCGCCCTGGCGCATGAAATACATCCTCGGTGACAGGCCCGGCTCTGGCTGCGTCTTTTGCGACGCACTGGCCGCCGGCGACGACGCGGCACACTACATCGTCCGTCGCGGCCAGCATGCGTTTGTCATCCTCAACACTTTCCCCTATACCAACGGCCATACCCTGATCGTGCCCAACCAGCACGAGGGCGACCTGGTGCTTCTGGACGCTGCCACGGTCAACGAGATGATGGCCCTCACCCAGGAGGTCATTGCCGCGCTGCGCTGCTCGATGAACCCCTCTGGCTTTAACGTCGGGATCAATCTGGGCGAATCGGCCGGTGCCGGCATTCGGGACCACGTGCATATCCACGTCGTTCCGCGCTGGAACAACGACACCAACTTTATGCCCGTGCTGGGCGAGGTGCGCGTGCTGCCCGAGTCGCTCTGCGACACCTACGCCAGGCTGAGCGGAACTCTGCGCGGCCAGGGCCAGAGTGCTGAGGAGAAGGCACAGCCGGCATGAAAGCAGCCGTCTCTTCGTTCAGGGCGAGTCTCGACCGGACGCAGGCCACGCTGGCGCGGTGGCTGGCGCCCGGCACACCGAGTCAGCAGAACAACGCCCTCAACCTGTACCGCGAGATCGCCTGGTACGGAGTGACGGCCAGCGTCACCACGACCTTTACCAGCGTCTTTGCCCTGCGGCTCGGCGCTTCGAATCTGCTCATCGGTTTGCTGGCCTCCCTGCCGGCCCTGATGAACGTGGTCTTTCAGATCCCCGCCGCTCGCCTGATCGAACAGACACAGGACCGCCGCCGCGTTCTGCTGATGTCCGGCTTGTTGATGCGTTTGCCGGTGGGCCTCATCGCGCTGGTGCCCTTCTTTGCTGGGCACTGGCAGGCCGAAGCGGTGGTTCTGATCACGTCGCTGGGCACGATTCCGGCCGCCGTTGCCAACGTGGTCTTTACGGCCATGCTCGCTGATGTCGTTCCTCCCCATCGCCGGGCGCGCGTGGTCAGCGTTCGCAACACGCTGCTGTCGGCGGTGACCATGCTCACCGCGCTGGCCGTGGGTAAGGCGCTCGACTTGTTTGTGTTCCCCTTCAGCTACCAGGCCATCTTTGCCCTGGCTTTTGCCACCTCGCTGGTGAGCCTCTTTTACCTGGCACGAGTTGACGTGCCGCTTCACGTTCCCTCGCCCGCACCCAGGTTGCTAAGCGGCTGGAGCGACATCCAGCGCTGGGTGCGCAGCGTCTGGGACCAACGGGCCTTTTCTCGCTTCACCCTGGGGTCCTTTGTCTTTCACTGGGCGCTGAGCTTTCCGCAGCCGCTGTACAGCATCTACCGGGTGCGGGTTCTCGGGATGAGCGAAGGGTGGATCGGCGCACTGTCCATGCTCGAGTCGGCCATCTTTATGGCGTCCTACTATGTATGGGGCAAGGCGGCCGAGAAGCACGGCTCGCGGCTGGTCTTGCTGGTCGGCACGGCTGGCCTCTCCTTCTACCCTCTGTCGATGGGCTTGTGCCGCAGCATCCCGCCAATGATTCTGGTAGCGGTTCTCTCGGGCGTCGCCGCGCCTGCCTTCAACCTGGGCCTGTTCAATGCCCTGCTCGAGGTAGCACCCGCCGAGCGTCGCGCAACCTACGTGGCCATCTTTAACACCCTGGTCAACCTGACTGCGTTTATTGCGCCTCTGGTTGCCGCTGCTCTGGCAGGAGTGATTGGCACTCGGGTGAGCCTGCTGCTGGCCGGCGGTCTGCGGTTCGTCGGGCTGGCTGTCTTTTACCTGCTGCTGCGCGATCCGGTGACCGGCAGGGTGAGGGTCTAGACTCCCGGCCGTATCTTTCCGGCCGTGACAACCGAACAGGGGAGGGCGAGATGACAAAGCGTCGTGTTGTGATCGTCAGCGCGGTGCGTACGGCCATTGGTCGCTTTCAGGGCGCTCTGTCGGCCATGCCAGCGCCGCTGCTGGGCGGTGTCGCCATCCGCGAGGCGGTGCGGCGGTGCGGCATCGATCCGGTCCGCGTGGATGAAGTGTTGATGGGCAACGTGGTGCAGGCCGGCATCGGCCAGGCCCCCGCGCGGCAGGCAGCCATCAAAGCCGGCCTGCCGCCGAGCGTGGGCGCTACGACCATCAACAAGATCTGCGGCTCTGGGATGAAAGCGGCCATGCTGGGCGCCCAGGCCATCAAGGCCGAAGAGGCCGATATCATCGTGGCCGGCGGCATGGAGAATATGACCCTCGGCCCCTACCTGCTCCCCCAGGCCCGCCAGGGCTACCGGCTGGGCAACGGCACCCTGATCGATGCGATGATTCACGATGGCCTGTGGTGCGCCTTTGAGAACCACCACATGGGCAACTCGGCCGAGTGGATTGCCCGCGAGTACGGCCTCACCCGCCAGGAGCTGGACCAGTTCGCGGTCGACAGCCAGGCCAAGGCCATCGCGGCGATTCAGGCCGGGCGTTTCAAGGCTGAGATCACTCCCGTCGAGGTGCCGCAGCGCAAGGGCCCGCCGGTGATCTTTGACACCGATGAATGCCCCCGCGCCGACACGACCCTGGAAGCCCTCTCGAAACTATCGCCGGCCTTCCAGAAGGACGGCATGGTCACGGCGGGCAACTCGCCGGGCATCACCGATGGGGCAGCGGCGCTGGTGCTCATGGGCGAGGACACGGCCGTTGCCCTCGGCGTCAAACCCCTGGCGGTGATCACCGGCTACGATCAGGCGGCGGTAGAACCGCTGCGCATCTTTACCGCACCCATCTTTGCCGTGAAAAAGGTGCTGAGCCGGGCCGGCTATCGCCTCGAGGACATTGACCTGATCGAAATCAACGAGGCCTTTGCCGCCCAAACCTTGGCCGACGGCAAGGCCCTGGGTGTCGACTGGAACAAGGTGAACGTCAACGGCGGGGCCATCGCCCTGGGCCATCCCATCGGCTGCAGCGGGGCCAGGGTGCTGGTGACGCTCCTCTATGCCCTGCGTGACCGCGGGCTCAGGACCGGCCTGGCCACCCTCTGTCTCGGGGGCGGCGAAGCCGTGGCGATGACCGTAGAGCTGCTCTAAGGCCGGCACAGTCCCGCGTCCTGGGCGGGGCGCCGAAGCCAACTCAGTCTGGAGAAAAGGAGGAACCGACGATGGATCTCAAGTTCACAGAAGAGCAGGAGATGATCCGCAAGATGGTGCGCGACTTTGCACAAAAGGAAGTCGCCCCCATCGCGGCCGAGATCGACGACAAAGGCATCGTCCCCTTTGAGAACATCAAAAAGATGGGCCAGCTCGGGTTGCTGGGCCTCACCGTCCCCGAAAAGTACGACGGCGGCGGCGCGGACGCGATCAGCTATGTCATCGCCATCGAGGAGCTAGCCAAGGCCTGCGCCTCTACGGCCATTGTGATGGCCGTGCAGAACTCGCTGGTCTGCGCGGGCCTGGAAAAGTTCGGCACCGAAGAGCAGAAAGAAAAATACCTGCGCCCTCTGGCGCGGGGTGAAAAGATTGGCGCCTTTGCGCTCACCGAGCCGGGCGCTGGCTGCGACTCGGCGGCCCAGTTGACCACGGCTGTGCGCTCCGGCGACGGCTATGTCATCAACGGTACCAAGCACTTTATCACCAACGGCTCCTTCGCCGATATCGTGATCCTGTTTGCCATGACCGACAAGGCCCAGAAGCACCGTGGCATCAGCGGGTTCATCGTCGAAAAGGGCACGCCCGGCTTTACCGTGGGCAAAGAGGAACACAAGATGGGCATCCGCGGCAGCAACACCTGTGAGCTGGTGTTCACCGAGGTCCACGTGCCGGCCACGGCCCGTCTGGGCGAGGAAGGCCAGGGGTTCAAGATTGCCATGACGGTGCTCGACGCCGGCCGCATCGGCGTGGCTGCCCAGGCCGTGGGCATCGCCCAGGCGGCTTACGAGGCAGCGGTCAAGTACAGCAAGGAGCGCGTCCAGTTCGGCCAGCCGATCAGCCAGTTCCAGGCCATCCAGTGGATGCTGGCGGATATGGCCACACGCATCGAGGCGGCACGTCTGCTGACCTACAATGCCGCCCTGGCCAAGATGTCCGGACAGCCCTACAGCAAAGAGGCCTCGATGGCCAAGCTCTTCGCCTCCGAGACCGCGGTGTGGGTGGCCGACCGTGCCGTGCAGATCCATGGCGGCTACGGCTATATGAAAGAGTACTCGGTGGAGCGCAACTACCGCGACGCCAAGATCACCGAGATCTATGAAGGCACCAGCGAGGTCCAGCGTATGGTCATCGCGCGGGCCGTGCTGAGCTAATTCGACCAACGGGTGAGGGCTTTGGAACGACTGGCGGTACTGAACCATGGCTGGGTCCAGCTTGAAGAGATGATGGGCGGCGACGCTGCGGTGATCCGTGGGGCACGCATCTGCTACCAGTCCGAGGCGCGCGACGATGAGGCCGACGTGCGGCTCATTCGCCGCCTGATGAAGAGCGAGCCGCGGCACAACACGGTGTTCGAGCACGCCGTCTTTCGCTGGGGGGTCAAGTGCCCGATCTTTGTGGCCCGCCAGTGGATGAGGCATCGCATCGGCTCGTTCAACGAGCGCTCGCTCCGCTATTGCACGGCCGCCCGCGAGTACTATGTGCCGCCCGACGAGCCGCTGCTCGACGAGTACCGCCAGCAGATGGAGTCGTCGCTGGACCTCTACGAGCGCCTGACCCAGGCCGGCTGGAAGAAGGAACGGGCTCGCTCGGTGCTGGGGCTCGGCCTGTACACCGAGTTCATCTGGACGGTCAATGCCTGGTCGCTGATGAACTGGCTGGCCAAGCGGCTCGACCCTGGCGCCCAGTGGGAGCATCGCCAGTATGCCGAGGCCGTACTCACCCTCTATGAGCAAGTGATGCCTGTCACCGCCGGCGCCTTTCGCGAATTTGTGCTGCATCGCCCGTCCGCGGAAACAGGGGAGGGCGCTCTGTGATAGCCCGCGTTCGCCCCTCCTGGGACGAGTACTTTATGGAGATCACCCGCCAGGTGGCGCGGCGCTCGACCTGCCTGCGCCGCCAGGTGGGTGCGCTCATCGTCAAGGACAAGCAGATCCTGGCCACCGGCTACAACGGCGCTCCCAGCGGCTTTGACCACTGCGAGCAGACCGGCTGTCTGCGTGAAGAGATGCACATTCCCTCTGGCGAGAGGCAGGAGATCTGCCGCGGCCTGCACGCGGAGCAAAACGCCATCATCCAGGCCGCGCTGCACGGCGTGTCAGTGGCCGGCGGCGATCTCTACTGCACGCATCAGCCGTGCATCACCTGCGCCAAGATGATCATCAACTCGGGCCTGCGCCGCGTGATCTGCTACGACAGCTACCCCGACCCTCTGGCCCGGTCCTTCCTGGAGCAGGCCGGGATTCAGCTCGTCGAATGGGAGCACGACTAGCCATGCGCCCGACCACTCTGCTGTTCTGGCTGGTAGTGCTCGTCCTGCCCTGGGTCTGGCTCTTTCGCCGGCAGCCAG
This genomic window contains:
- the rplS gene encoding 50S ribosomal protein L19, with protein sequence MSNLIQTLVKPPNPNIPELRPGDTVKVHNRIVEGAQERVQVFQGTVMRIHGSGDKARFTVRRIAAHGVGVERTFFYSSPRLEKVEVVRQSHVRRAQLYYLRGRSGKAARLRGKRFVKATEEAAAAPAAPAAEETAATK
- the rnhB gene encoding Ribonuclease HII; translation: MLTPGLDRERRLWARGCLAVAGLDEAGRGAWAGPVVAAAVILPPRQRNLLRGLKGVRDSKTLSPAQRERLEPVIRANALAVGVGLASARYIDAHGIIAATRLAMEMAAFNLGVLPDHLLIDALRLPGLPVAQTALAHGDGLVLSIAAASIVAKVYRDRLMVGLGVSYPAYGFVSHKGYGTAAHRQALLQCGPCREHRLSFAPLRAR
- the miaB_3 gene encoding (Dimethylallyl)adenosine tRNA methylthiotransferase MiaB produces the protein MSGTALDRLLSRVTKPGRYSGGEWNSVRKQWDAARVKVALAYPDTYEVGMSNLGVGILYERLNNEPDVLAERVYAPWGDMERALAAGNVELYTLESRRPLRQFDLLGFSLQYELNYSNVLSMLHLAGIPLLANERDESWPIVLAGGSCTYNPEPMADFVDLFVLGDGEEVLLELVRLYASQRAAPGYSKVEFLRRAALLRGVYVPSLYRVTYHDDGRVASIEPTDKHAPAVVEKRIVKVLPLPPARPVVPYLEVIHDRVAVEIMRGCSRGCRFCQAGMVYRPVRERPVAEVLEAVDRQLAATGHEEVSLVSLSSTDYSGIRPLLEKLQEKYARQRISISLPSLRTDAFSVELAHQLQRTRKSGLTFAPEAGSERLRTVINKGVTAADLLATAEAAFRSGWHRIKLYFMIGLPTETDEDVLAIATLVKDVLAVGRRHAAGRARLSVSVSTFIPKAHTPFQWAAMCPAEVVARRQAILQRELRLRSVELSWSDEATSRLEGVLSRGDRRLGRVIQRAWELGARFDAWAECFHPELWAAALNEAGLDPAFYTGRERARDEVLPWSRLSSGVSDSFLWDENERSIQGQSSENCREACLGCGIRESFDLSRCPVTLDEVGQ
- a CDS encoding AP-4-A phosphorylase encodes the protein MKRLWAPWRMKYILGDRPGSGCVFCDALAAGDDAAHYIVRRGQHAFVILNTFPYTNGHTLIVPNQHEGDLVLLDAATVNEMMALTQEVIAALRCSMNPSGFNVGINLGESAGAGIRDHVHIHVVPRWNNDTNFMPVLGEVRVLPESLCDTYARLSGTLRGQGQSAEEKAQPA
- a CDS encoding Major Facilitator Superfamily protein, which encodes MKAAVSSFRASLDRTQATLARWLAPGTPSQQNNALNLYREIAWYGVTASVTTTFTSVFALRLGASNLLIGLLASLPALMNVVFQIPAARLIEQTQDRRRVLLMSGLLMRLPVGLIALVPFFAGHWQAEAVVLITSLGTIPAAVANVVFTAMLADVVPPHRRARVVSVRNTLLSAVTMLTALAVGKALDLFVFPFSYQAIFALAFATSLVSLFYLARVDVPLHVPSPAPRLLSGWSDIQRWVRSVWDQRAFSRFTLGSFVFHWALSFPQPLYSIYRVRVLGMSEGWIGALSMLESAIFMASYYVWGKAAEKHGSRLVLLVGTAGLSFYPLSMGLCRSIPPMILVAVLSGVAAPAFNLGLFNALLEVAPAERRATYVAIFNTLVNLTAFIAPLVAAALAGVIGTRVSLLLAGGLRFVGLAVFYLLLRDPVTGRVRV
- the thlA_3 gene encoding Acetyl-CoA acetyltransferase yields the protein MTKRRVVIVSAVRTAIGRFQGALSAMPAPLLGGVAIREAVRRCGIDPVRVDEVLMGNVVQAGIGQAPARQAAIKAGLPPSVGATTINKICGSGMKAAMLGAQAIKAEEADIIVAGGMENMTLGPYLLPQARQGYRLGNGTLIDAMIHDGLWCAFENHHMGNSAEWIAREYGLTRQELDQFAVDSQAKAIAAIQAGRFKAEITPVEVPQRKGPPVIFDTDECPRADTTLEALSKLSPAFQKDGMVTAGNSPGITDGAAALVLMGEDTAVALGVKPLAVITGYDQAAVEPLRIFTAPIFAVKKVLSRAGYRLEDIDLIEINEAFAAQTLADGKALGVDWNKVNVNGGAIALGHPIGCSGARVLVTLLYALRDRGLRTGLATLCLGGGEAVAMTVELL
- the acdA_3 gene encoding Acyl-CoA dehydrogenase translates to MDLKFTEEQEMIRKMVRDFAQKEVAPIAAEIDDKGIVPFENIKKMGQLGLLGLTVPEKYDGGGADAISYVIAIEELAKACASTAIVMAVQNSLVCAGLEKFGTEEQKEKYLRPLARGEKIGAFALTEPGAGCDSAAQLTTAVRSGDGYVINGTKHFITNGSFADIVILFAMTDKAQKHRGISGFIVEKGTPGFTVGKEEHKMGIRGSNTCELVFTEVHVPATARLGEEGQGFKIAMTVLDAGRIGVAAQAVGIAQAAYEAAVKYSKERVQFGQPISQFQAIQWMLADMATRIEAARLLTYNAALAKMSGQPYSKEASMAKLFASETAVWVADRAVQIHGGYGYMKEYSVERNYRDAKITEIYEGTSEVQRMVIARAVLS
- the thyX gene encoding Thymidylate synthase ThyX; this encodes MERLAVLNHGWVQLEEMMGGDAAVIRGARICYQSEARDDEADVRLIRRLMKSEPRHNTVFEHAVFRWGVKCPIFVARQWMRHRIGSFNERSLRYCTAAREYYVPPDEPLLDEYRQQMESSLDLYERLTQAGWKKERARSVLGLGLYTEFIWTVNAWSLMNWLAKRLDPGAQWEHRQYAEAVLTLYEQVMPVTAGAFREFVLHRPSAETGEGAL
- the tadA gene encoding tRNA-specific adenosine deaminase → MIARVRPSWDEYFMEITRQVARRSTCLRRQVGALIVKDKQILATGYNGAPSGFDHCEQTGCLREEMHIPSGERQEICRGLHAEQNAIIQAALHGVSVAGGDLYCTHQPCITCAKMIINSGLRRVICYDSYPDPLARSFLEQAGIQLVEWEHD